A stretch of Candidatus Bathyarchaeia archaeon DNA encodes these proteins:
- a CDS encoding 30S ribosomal protein S3, translating to MSYVKHFISESIRKAEIDEFLWKEFERAGYGGVNITKTPLGTNVVIYAVRPGLIIGRGGETIRNLAKILEEKFNLPNPQISVAEIEVPELNPHVMASRIAAALRRGIHFRRVGFWALNQIMGAGALGAEITISGKLRTERARAEKFRDGYIPKSGEPAMKYVRRAVTHVYLKPGIFGVQVTIVSPEAKFPDEVELIEETAAEGEADVAKSGG from the coding sequence ATGTCTTATGTTAAGCATTTTATAAGCGAGTCTATTAGAAAAGCCGAAATAGACGAGTTCCTTTGGAAAGAGTTCGAGAGGGCGGGTTACGGCGGAGTCAATATAACTAAGACACCCCTCGGCACAAACGTGGTCATATACGCTGTGCGCCCAGGGCTTATAATAGGGCGCGGAGGCGAAACAATAAGGAATCTGGCTAAGATTTTGGAGGAGAAATTTAATCTTCCAAACCCGCAGATATCGGTTGCTGAAATAGAGGTTCCGGAGCTGAATCCTCATGTTATGGCATCTAGGATAGCTGCTGCCTTGAGGCGTGGAATCCACTTTAGGAGGGTTGGCTTCTGGGCGTTAAATCAGATAATGGGCGCCGGCGCTCTAGGCGCTGAGATAACTATAAGTGGCAAGCTTAGAACTGAGAGGGCTAGAGCCGAGAAGTTTAGGGATGGATATATACCTAAGAGCGGGGAGCCGGCGATGAAATATGTTAGAAGAGCCGTCACACATGTTTATTTGAAGCCCGGAATATTCGGGGTTCAGGTCACCATAGTTTCACCGGAAGCAAAATTCCCAGATGAAGTGGAGCTTATTGAGGAAACTGCCGCTGAAGGCGAAGCCGACGTAGC
- a CDS encoding 50S ribosomal protein L22, whose product MPEWGYSVTVYNPDTMVRASGRELRISPKAAREICAAIKDMMLDEAKEYLSQVIAKKKAVPYRRYKKKLPHRRGLSGAGRYPVKAASRILEVLENAEANAEYKGFDVEKLKIIHASAYPGAKIRRYIPRAFGRATPKFETLCHVEIVLEQVKEG is encoded by the coding sequence TTGCCGGAGTGGGGATACTCAGTAACCGTTTACAACCCGGATACGATGGTTAGGGCGAGCGGAAGAGAGCTTAGAATATCGCCTAAAGCTGCCAGAGAGATCTGCGCAGCGATAAAAGATATGATGCTCGATGAGGCAAAAGAATACTTAAGCCAAGTTATAGCGAAGAAGAAAGCTGTCCCGTATAGGCGCTACAAGAAGAAGCTTCCGCATAGAAGGGGGTTAAGCGGAGCTGGGAGATACCCGGTTAAGGCTGCCTCAAGGATACTTGAGGTTCTTGAGAACGCTGAGGCGAACGCCGAATACAAGGGGTTTGATGTGGAGAAACTTAAGATAATTCATGCGTCAGCGTATCCCGGCGCTAAAATAAGGAGATATATTCCGCGGGCATTCGGCAGAGCCACGCCGAAGTTTGAGACCCTATGCCATGTTGAAATAGTTCTTGAACAAGTGAAAGAGGGATAG
- a CDS encoding MoaD/ThiS family protein: MRVKVIYLGVARHKVGKGEEEYDLSEGASLKDLLAEIAESHKAIKDLISGVGENPVDPTLLITLNGSAVNLANIGRISLRDGDTLALMTVIGGG; encoded by the coding sequence ATGAGGGTTAAAGTTATTTACCTAGGTGTCGCCAGACACAAGGTTGGTAAGGGCGAGGAAGAGTATGACCTATCTGAGGGCGCTTCGCTCAAGGATCTGCTCGCAGAGATAGCTGAATCCCATAAGGCAATCAAGGATTTGATCAGCGGTGTAGGCGAAAACCCCGTAGACCCAACCCTACTAATAACCTTAAACGGCTCCGCGGTGAACTTAGCGAACATTGGACGCATAAGCCTTAGGGATGGAGACACACTGGCGCTTATGACTGTGATCGGCGGCGGATAG
- a CDS encoding minichromosome maintenance protein MCM, whose protein sequence is MTELVVENPLEKFGSLFKTAKYRQRVAQMALSASTSLTLDFEDLLVVDPRLADGILEKPQEYLSYANSAALGQLQIEVPEYAERIKETGITVRVRGLPHITPLRRLGSEHIGRLVMVEGIIMRASTVRPIVTMAAFRCKRCDTEVYVPQSGAFLTLPIKCSNRACGKGGPFEFIPEKSKFIDYQELRIQEYPEDIPPGQTPRSLDIRVIGKDIVDTARPGDRVYVVGIVSAEATSYPRTGKSRAFTLYLDANYIDAAGREPESLLISPEEEEQIIRLAKDPKIHEKIIRSVAPSIYGYEHIKEAIMYLLFGGVPKHLPDINVRGDIHVLLVGDPGTAKSQLLRYVQRIAPRGLYTSGRGTTAAGLTAAVLPSPTGGMTLEAGALVLADKGVACIDEIDKMRNEDRVAIHEAMEQQTVSVAKGGIVATLNARTAILAAANPALGRYDPYRTVAENISLPVTILSRFDLIFVLRDVPDKDFDSRMSEHMLKLHVKEAPPVEPPIPPELLRKYVAYARNNVRPILTPEAMERLKEFYLEMRSASEGEGSPIAITARQLEALVRIAEARARAALRNVVLPEDAEAAINIMRRSLEEVGIDVSSKKFDIDIIMVGKPRSVQDKLRVILSTIVDMEKESGMVNRADLLERLSSEYGIARSEAEKLIQQMIREGTLYEPRAGYLKKT, encoded by the coding sequence ATGACGGAGCTCGTGGTTGAGAATCCGCTTGAAAAATTCGGCTCATTGTTTAAGACCGCTAAGTATCGCCAGAGAGTCGCCCAAATGGCTCTCAGCGCCTCCACATCGCTAACCCTAGACTTCGAAGACCTCCTCGTTGTCGATCCACGCCTCGCAGACGGCATACTTGAGAAGCCTCAGGAATACCTTAGCTACGCTAATAGCGCGGCTCTCGGCCAGCTGCAGATAGAGGTTCCCGAATACGCTGAGAGGATTAAAGAGACCGGCATAACGGTTAGGGTGCGCGGGCTACCACACATAACGCCGCTGCGTAGGCTTGGATCCGAGCATATTGGCAGGCTCGTTATGGTTGAAGGCATAATAATGCGCGCGTCAACGGTTAGGCCAATAGTCACCATGGCTGCTTTCAGATGTAAGAGATGTGATACAGAGGTTTATGTCCCGCAGAGCGGCGCCTTCCTAACGCTTCCAATCAAGTGCAGTAATAGGGCCTGCGGTAAAGGCGGACCATTCGAGTTTATTCCCGAAAAGTCTAAGTTTATTGATTACCAGGAGCTGAGGATTCAAGAGTACCCCGAGGATATTCCTCCGGGCCAGACTCCCCGCTCCCTAGACATTAGGGTTATCGGCAAAGATATAGTTGACACAGCTAGGCCGGGAGACAGGGTCTACGTTGTCGGAATAGTTAGCGCCGAGGCCACTTCCTATCCCAGAACCGGTAAGAGCAGGGCTTTCACGCTTTACCTTGACGCGAACTATATTGACGCTGCGGGAAGAGAACCCGAATCCCTACTTATAAGTCCTGAAGAGGAGGAGCAGATAATCAGGCTTGCTAAGGATCCGAAGATTCACGAGAAAATAATTCGGTCTGTGGCCCCATCAATATACGGCTATGAGCATATTAAGGAGGCGATAATGTACCTCCTGTTCGGCGGGGTACCCAAACACCTGCCGGACATAAACGTTAGAGGCGACATACATGTGCTCCTCGTAGGCGATCCCGGAACAGCGAAATCGCAGCTACTGCGGTACGTTCAGAGGATTGCGCCTAGAGGTCTATACACCAGCGGTAGGGGTACGACTGCTGCGGGCTTGACGGCGGCTGTTTTACCGTCTCCAACGGGCGGCATGACCCTTGAGGCCGGAGCCCTTGTTTTAGCCGATAAGGGCGTCGCCTGCATAGATGAGATCGATAAGATGAGGAATGAGGATAGGGTTGCCATACATGAGGCTATGGAGCAGCAGACGGTTTCAGTGGCTAAGGGCGGCATAGTTGCCACGCTGAATGCTCGGACAGCCATCTTGGCGGCGGCCAACCCGGCCCTTGGGAGATACGACCCATATAGGACTGTTGCGGAAAATATCTCTTTGCCCGTAACTATCCTGTCGAGGTTCGACCTAATATTTGTCTTAAGGGATGTTCCGGACAAGGATTTCGATTCAAGGATGAGCGAACATATGCTTAAACTGCATGTTAAGGAGGCGCCTCCAGTTGAGCCGCCTATCCCACCGGAGCTGCTTAGAAAATATGTTGCGTATGCGAGAAATAATGTTAGGCCGATTTTAACTCCTGAAGCCATGGAGCGTCTCAAAGAGTTTTATTTGGAGATGCGTTCGGCGAGCGAGGGTGAAGGTTCACCGATAGCCATAACAGCCCGCCAGCTCGAAGCGCTAGTTAGGATCGCTGAGGCTAGGGCCCGCGCGGCGCTTAGAAACGTTGTTTTGCCTGAGGATGCTGAGGCCGCCATAAATATTATGAGGAGGTCGCTTGAGGAGGTTGGCATAGATGTTTCCTCGAAAAAGTTTGATATAGACATTATTATGGTTGGTAAGCCTAGAAGCGTTCAGGATAAGCTGCGCGTTATACTCAGCACAATCGTTGACATGGAGAAGGAGTCCGGCATGGTTAATAGGGCTGATCTCCTTGAGAGGCTGAGCAGCGAGTACGGTATAGCTAGAAGCGAAGCGGAAAAGCTAATACAGCAGATGATACGTGAAGGAACATTATATGAGCCTAGGGCAGGATACTTAAAGAAGACTTAG
- a CDS encoding DEAD/DEAH box helicase has translation MLVEDLNIHPEVKRVLAEEGIRELFPPQADAIKAGALEGRNLLLASPTASGKTLVAELCALKHVLENNGKVLYLAPLKALANEKYEEFKKYSVIRKPDGGHVSVGISTGDFDSSDPWLGRFDIIVTTNEKCDSLLRHRAPWISEISLVVADEVHLLNDVERGPTLEVVLARLMQLNPNIQVLALSATVKNYDEIAEWLGAKAITTEWRPVKLREGVLLDDEIQFRDGGSIKVNRLVKDLSINLALHAVKQGGQALIFASSRKNAVNLSRKAAPEVGALLSKSLKRSLDNIAEEILSSGERTRLSDLLAELVRNGVAFHHAGLSGIHRKIIEDSFRDGKIKVLTATPTLAFGVNLPARMVIISDYRRYEPGYGYYPISVLEYKQMVGRAGRPKYDDVGEAVLVARTEEERDYLMESFVLAKPERIWSKLGVERVLRSHVLATIASEFAYSEQGVYDFFSKTLYAYQYDIGAIKGTINRILRFLYDEGMIKYEGGFIRATEFGARVSQLYIDPVSAIIIRDALKGRAPKLADISFLHMVSRTPDMAPRLRPASSEIDKIALFVEEHRDEFMFDVPDEWADRIEFEEFLGEVKTALVLNAWIEEYSEDQIIEFFGVEPGDLYHLTETAKWLLYASYELAKLLGHRDLLSKLAELMERVEHGVRAELLPLVRLEGVGRVRARILYNAGLRTIEDLRKASVENLMSLPYIGPKIAKKIKEQVGGTLTQEEWRKLTQAASRQEQQPLTEYYGKS, from the coding sequence TTGCTGGTTGAAGATCTAAATATTCATCCTGAAGTGAAGAGGGTTCTTGCGGAGGAAGGTATAAGGGAGCTTTTCCCACCCCAGGCCGACGCCATAAAGGCTGGAGCCCTTGAGGGACGAAACCTCCTCCTAGCCAGCCCAACGGCCTCAGGCAAAACTTTGGTTGCTGAACTATGCGCGCTTAAACATGTGCTGGAGAATAATGGTAAAGTTCTGTATTTGGCGCCGTTGAAGGCTTTGGCGAACGAAAAGTATGAGGAGTTTAAGAAGTATAGCGTTATCCGTAAGCCCGACGGTGGACATGTGAGCGTAGGCATAAGCACAGGGGACTTTGATAGCAGCGACCCTTGGCTTGGAAGATTCGATATCATTGTGACAACGAACGAGAAGTGCGATTCGCTTTTAAGGCATAGGGCTCCATGGATAAGCGAAATATCCCTTGTGGTTGCGGATGAGGTTCACCTGCTTAACGATGTTGAAAGAGGGCCGACGCTTGAGGTTGTCTTAGCTAGGCTTATGCAGCTCAACCCGAACATACAGGTGCTGGCTTTAAGCGCAACCGTCAAAAACTACGATGAGATAGCGGAGTGGCTTGGCGCCAAGGCGATAACGACTGAATGGAGGCCGGTTAAGCTCCGCGAGGGGGTTCTCCTAGACGATGAGATACAGTTTAGGGATGGGGGCTCGATTAAAGTAAACCGCTTGGTTAAAGATCTATCGATAAATCTTGCGCTGCACGCCGTCAAGCAGGGTGGACAGGCCCTTATATTTGCGTCTTCGAGGAAGAACGCTGTAAACCTCTCTAGGAAGGCTGCCCCTGAAGTGGGCGCCTTGCTCTCTAAGTCGCTTAAGCGCTCGCTGGACAATATAGCTGAGGAGATCCTGTCGTCCGGCGAGAGGACTAGGCTAAGCGATCTTCTAGCCGAGCTCGTTAGAAACGGGGTTGCGTTCCATCACGCTGGCCTATCGGGGATACACCGGAAAATCATCGAGGATTCTTTTCGCGATGGGAAGATTAAGGTTTTGACGGCTACTCCAACATTGGCTTTCGGCGTTAATCTTCCGGCCAGAATGGTGATTATAAGCGATTATAGGCGCTATGAGCCGGGCTACGGCTACTACCCCATATCCGTCCTAGAGTATAAGCAGATGGTTGGGCGCGCTGGCAGACCTAAATACGATGATGTTGGCGAGGCGGTTCTTGTGGCGAGAACCGAGGAGGAGCGCGACTATCTAATGGAGAGCTTTGTTTTAGCTAAGCCTGAGCGGATATGGTCTAAGCTCGGCGTCGAACGGGTTTTAAGGAGCCATGTTTTGGCTACGATAGCGTCCGAGTTCGCCTACTCGGAGCAGGGCGTATACGACTTCTTCTCTAAGACGCTTTACGCCTACCAATATGATATCGGCGCCATTAAGGGCACAATAAACAGGATCTTAAGGTTCCTTTACGATGAGGGCATGATAAAGTATGAGGGCGGCTTCATCCGCGCAACCGAGTTCGGCGCAAGGGTCTCGCAGCTATATATTGACCCGGTTTCAGCCATAATAATCCGCGACGCGCTTAAGGGGAGGGCGCCGAAGCTAGCGGACATTAGCTTCCTCCACATGGTATCGCGTACGCCTGATATGGCTCCCAGGCTTAGGCCGGCTTCTAGCGAGATCGATAAGATCGCGCTCTTCGTTGAGGAGCATAGGGATGAATTCATGTTCGATGTTCCGGACGAGTGGGCTGATCGAATAGAGTTCGAGGAGTTTCTGGGCGAGGTTAAAACAGCCCTAGTCTTAAATGCTTGGATAGAGGAGTACAGCGAGGATCAGATAATTGAGTTTTTCGGGGTTGAGCCCGGAGACCTCTACCATTTAACCGAGACCGCTAAATGGCTCCTCTACGCATCATATGAGCTGGCGAAGCTGCTCGGCCATAGGGATCTACTCTCTAAGCTGGCTGAGCTGATGGAGCGCGTTGAGCATGGCGTGAGAGCCGAGCTGCTTCCGCTGGTTAGGCTTGAGGGCGTAGGCCGGGTTAGGGCGCGCATACTTTACAATGCTGGGTTGAGAACAATCGAAGATCTTAGAAAGGCATCTGTAGAGAATCTTATGTCGCTGCCGTACATAGGTCCAAAGATAGCGAAGAAGATAAAGGAGCAGGTTGGCGGAACACTAACGCAGGAAGAGTGGCGGAAGCTGACCCAAGCGGCTAGTAGGCAGGAGCAGCAGCCGCTGACAGAGTATTATGGCAAAAGCTAG
- a CDS encoding CARDB domain-containing protein → MECRGSEWKVDTKVSDARYKWFINTTMPLYMSGGNIIGASYLLFVEDTDDDGIGEIYLLEDIEGDGKFDEYGPGQQYDYRNYKVTDPTIADFRISGNYTDMMVNWASLGNPRSYGLMWATDQENPNLNQAPTTDHPDEERGIVVHDVVAVSQQANATEVEQGETVKVSVEVRNSGTCSESFDVTVYFGPKVTCAKRVENLAAGATTVVEFDCPTAGVEPGTYIIRAFADSAGEIAEINEENNWCTAQATVTVKVHDVAAISQTTNVTTVEQGGLVRIDVVVKNFGNYTETFNVTVYYDNTPIDTKTVNSLDPGSETTVSFDWNTAGVSPETYFIKAFADSSRRISEFNEKNNNCTATTIVTVAPAQAPSISVEKALVRVVDGPDPAIVGHSTTYEIKILVVNINTGNVELVNINVTDYIYEGVTYVSLETPSKGDAEYRTVDGRPVIVWNITNLDSPENATLTFSVTLTPNEPGIFILNLGQNLTAVGRTKEYTTVSDTADLNVTVYAYTRDVEAISQTPAKYTVIQGETIGIDVVVKNSGNYYAETFNVTLFYSPDQTTWMKIEPVHTIRVYSLGENEGTTIRFAWNTSGVPPGTYYIRAMADSGRELPETYEENNNCTAATTIEVQVHDIVAVRQSTDVTSVIRGGIVKITAVIRNDGSKTETFTVRCYYGTPLTPPIQIGSDQTMTLEPGEEATPEFIWDTSDVDPGTYWIEVRALPVNDEIDTNDNTCTTETPVTVVEKIPVGGEIIVSSSFNAPETTIITEPIIVIILAATILASTKLLLKTKRH, encoded by the coding sequence ATGGAGTGCCGGGGCTCTGAGTGGAAGGTTGACACGAAGGTGAGTGATGCTCGTTATAAGTGGTTCATTAACACCACAATGCCGCTCTACATGAGTGGAGGAAATATTATTGGCGCAAGCTATCTGCTGTTTGTAGAAGATACAGATGATGATGGAATTGGTGAAATCTATCTATTAGAGGATATTGAGGGTGATGGAAAATTTGATGAGTATGGCCCCGGGCAACAATATGACTACAGGAACTATAAGGTAACCGATCCAACGATTGCGGACTTCAGAATAAGTGGCAATTACACAGATATGATGGTGAATTGGGCTTCTCTAGGTAATCCACGTTCTTATGGGTTGATGTGGGCAACTGACCAAGAGAACCCCAATCTAAATCAGGCCCCAACAACAGACCATCCAGACGAAGAGAGGGGGATAGTAGTCCACGACGTAGTTGCCGTAAGCCAACAGGCCAATGCAACCGAAGTAGAGCAAGGTGAAACAGTAAAAGTGTCTGTTGAGGTGAGGAATAGTGGGACTTGCAGTGAGTCCTTTGATGTAACAGTCTACTTTGGGCCGAAAGTGACTTGCGCTAAAAGAGTGGAGAATTTGGCTGCTGGAGCAACAACCGTTGTGGAGTTTGATTGCCCCACCGCTGGCGTTGAGCCCGGAACTTATATAATAAGAGCGTTTGCGGATTCTGCTGGCGAGATAGCGGAGATAAATGAGGAGAACAATTGGTGTACGGCTCAGGCTACTGTAACCGTGAAAGTTCATGATGTCGCCGCAATAAGTCAGACCACGAATGTAACCACCGTAGAGCAGGGTGGATTGGTTAGGATCGATGTTGTAGTCAAAAACTTTGGCAACTATACCGAGACATTCAACGTAACAGTATACTACGATAATACTCCAATAGATACAAAAACCGTCAACAGCTTAGATCCAGGCAGCGAAACAACAGTAAGCTTTGACTGGAACACTGCTGGAGTATCTCCTGAAACATACTTTATAAAAGCCTTCGCGGACTCATCTAGAAGGATAAGCGAATTTAATGAGAAGAATAATAACTGCACTGCCACCACCATCGTTACGGTGGCTCCGGCTCAGGCTCCAAGCATATCTGTTGAGAAAGCCCTTGTTAGAGTGGTTGATGGACCAGATCCAGCCATAGTAGGCCATAGCACCACATATGAGATAAAGATCCTCGTAGTAAACATAAACACCGGAAACGTCGAACTGGTGAATATTAATGTGACAGACTACATCTATGAAGGAGTGACATACGTAAGTCTCGAGACCCCAAGCAAAGGAGACGCCGAATATAGAACCGTCGATGGGAGACCGGTAATAGTTTGGAACATAACAAACCTTGACTCACCTGAAAACGCTACACTGACATTTAGCGTTACATTAACACCCAATGAACCTGGAATCTTTATACTTAATCTTGGTCAGAACCTTACAGCCGTCGGCAGAACCAAGGAGTATACAACTGTATCAGATACTGCCGATCTTAATGTTACGGTTTATGCGTATACTAGAGATGTTGAGGCTATCAGCCAGACCCCAGCGAAGTATACCGTGATTCAGGGGGAGACCATTGGAATAGACGTGGTTGTAAAGAATAGCGGAAACTATTATGCTGAAACATTCAATGTAACGCTCTTCTATAGCCCAGACCAAACAACATGGATGAAAATAGAGCCAGTACACACAATCAGAGTCTACAGCCTTGGAGAAAATGAAGGAACCACCATAAGGTTTGCGTGGAACACGAGTGGAGTTCCGCCGGGAACCTATTATATTCGCGCCATGGCCGATTCCGGCAGGGAATTGCCTGAAACCTATGAAGAAAACAACAACTGCACAGCAGCGACTACAATAGAGGTTCAGGTTCACGACATTGTGGCTGTACGCCAAAGCACCGATGTGACTAGCGTAATAAGAGGGGGGATAGTGAAAATTACAGCAGTTATAAGAAACGATGGAAGCAAAACCGAGACATTCACAGTAAGATGCTACTATGGAACACCGCTCACACCACCCATACAAATAGGCTCCGACCAAACAATGACCTTGGAACCAGGAGAGGAAGCGACACCAGAGTTTATTTGGGACACCAGCGACGTGGATCCCGGAACATACTGGATTGAGGTTCGAGCATTACCCGTAAATGACGAGATAGATACCAATGATAACACATGCACCACCGAAACACCAGTAACAGTAGTAGAGAAGATTCCGGTAGGCGGCGAAATAATCGTTAGCTCAAGTTTTAACGCTCCGGAAACAACAATAATAACCGAACCCATCATCGTCATTATTCTCGCCGCAACAATCTTAGCTTCAACAAAACTGCTATTGAAAACAAAGAGACACTAA